In Streptomyces sp. ITFR-16, the sequence CTTCCAGCCCAGGTCGTGCAGGAGCGTGCCGACCGCTGCCTTGGCCTGCTGGGAGTTGCCGGCGAGGAAGGCGGTCGGGGGGACCGGGAGGATGGTCGGGTCGACCATGACGCGCTGGTCCATCGTGTTGAGCGTCTTGATCACGCGGGTGTCGGGCAGGGCCCGCTGGATCTGTTCGGCCACGCTCGTGGCCGGGTCCAGGGGGCCGGTCGGGAAGCCGTCGGGGCCGCGGACCGCCGCGTTGGAGACGTCGACCAGGATGCGGCCGCGCAGCGCCGGTTCGAGGCCGCCGAGGAGTTCGGCCGCGATCTCGCCGGGGGTGGCGTTGAAGACGAAGTCGGCCGCCTCCACCGCCTCGGCGTGGCTGGTGACGCGGATGCCGGCGTCGGCCAGCTCCGCCTGCGGGCGGGACGGGTCGCCCGAGCCGACCAGCACGGCGTGGCCGGCCCGGGTGAACGCCACGGCGAGCGTGGTGCCGACCGTGCCGGTGCCGAGGACGGCGACCGTGCTCATACGGTGGCCTTTCCGGCGGGTACGTACGAGGCGCGGGCCTGCTCGTAGGTGGGCAGCAGGCCCTTGGCGACCGCCTCCGACAGGGTCGGGGCGGCCGCGTCCTTCTCGGACCTGATGAAGGGCTCCGCGGTATTCCACGGGATGCCGAGCGCGGGGTCGAGCGCCTGGATGTCGACCATCGTGCCGGGCACGTACTCCTCGGTGCAGAGGTAGTTCATGCAGGTGTCGTCGGTGAGGGCGAGGAAGGCGTGGCCCAGGCCGTCGGCGAGGTAGACGCCGATGCCCGAGCCCGCCTCCTGCAGCGTGGTGTCGTACATCCCGAAGGTCGGCGAGCCGACCCGCAGGTCGACCACGACGTCCAGGGCCGCGCCGCGGACGCAGGTCACCAGCTTGGCCTGGCCCGGCGGCAGCGTCGTGCCGTGGATGCCGCGCAGTGTGTTCCGCTTGGACACCGAGTAGTTGACCTGGCCCACCGAGAACGTCTGGCCGGTGGCCTCGGTCAGCTCGCTCAGCCGCCACGCCTCGAAGAAGTGGCCCCGGTTGTCCGACAGCTGCGACGGCGTGATGCGGAAGGCGTCGCGGACCTTCATCTCCTCGATAGCCATGCTTCCTCGGTTGCCTCTCGGGTCGGGTGGTTCCGTCGGTCAGTGCACCGGGGCCGCCGGTTCGGGGGCGGTCTCCGGCTCGGCGGCCGGGGCGGCCGCCTTCGCCGCGACGGCGGTCCCGGTGGCGCGCCGGCCGGGGGCCAGCAGCATGGAGAACGTGGCGAGGGCGACGGCGATCGCGCCCACCCACATGGCCGGCACCAGTCCGTCGACGAAGTTCTGCGGGGAGGCGTAGCCGCCGTTGGCGCTGAAGATCGACGCCAGCAGGGCGACACCGAGGGCGGCGCCGACCTCACGGGTGGCGGCGGTGACTCCGGAGGCGATGCCCTGCTCGTGCTCGGCGACCGAGCCCATGGTGAGGTTCATCAGCGGGGCGTAGAACATGGCCATGCCCGCGCCGCAGATCATCAGCGACGGCAGCTGGGCGACGTAGGAGACGTCGGGTTCCAGGACGAACGCCCAATAGACCATGCCCGCGGTCATCATGCCGAGGCCGAGGGTGACCACCGGCTTGCCGCCGATGCGGTCGGAGACCATGCCCGCGATCGGTGCGACGACCATCGGCATGGCGGTCCAGGCGAGCAGCCTGACGCCGGCCTCCATCGCGGTGTAGCCCTGGATGTTCTGCAGGAACTGCGTCATCAGGAAGATCGCGCCGAACATGCCGACCGACATCAGCGCGCCGGCGAGGTTGATCGCGGTGAACGCCTTGATGCGGAAGAGCCGCATCGGGACCATGGGGTGCTCGGTGTGGTTCTCCCACACGACGAACGCCACCATGACGGCCGCGCCGCCGATGAGCGCGGTGAGCGTGAACGCCGAGGTCCAGCCCTTCTCGTGGCCCTTGATCAGGCCGAGGACGATGCCGAAGAGACCGGCGCTGGCGAGGACGGTGCCGATCGCGTCGAGCCGGGAGTTCGCGATCCTGCTCTCGGCGAGCTTGCGCCACGACAGCGGGGCCAGGGCCAGGCCGATGGGCACGTTGAGCCAGAAGATCCACTGCCAGGACAGGTGCTCGACGATGGCACCGCCGACGAGCGGGCCCGCGGCGATCGAGAGCCCGTTGACCGCGCCCCAGATGCCGAGCGCGGCGCCGCGCTTCTCGGCGGGGACGGCGGCGGTCAGCAGCGTCACGGACAGCGGCATGATGATGGCCGCGCCGGCGCCCTGGACGGCACGGGCGGCGATCAGCTCGTTCACGCCCGGGGCGAGCGCGGCGGCCGCGGAGGCGCCGGTGAAGAGCAGCAGGCCGAGGGAGAAGACCTTGCGCCGGCCGAAGCGGTCGCCGAGCGCGGCACCGAACATCATGAGGACGGCGAAGGACAGCGTGTACGCGTTGACCGTCCACTCGAGGTCACTGAGGCTGCCGCCCAGCTTCTCGCTGATGGTGGGCAGCGCGGTGATGATGACCAGGTTGTCCAGGCCCGCCATGAAGGAAGCGACGCTGGTCGTGAGGATGGCCCAGAAGACCACCCCCTGCTTCCCTGTGGCCGGAGTTGGGGGGTTCGCGGTGCTCATTCGAGCATCCTTTCTGAGTGCGGTCACGGGCCGACTCGGACGAGGCTATGAACGGGCGCTCGACGCCCGCTCGAATCCCGCCTGATCACCGGTGGAGCCGCACACTCCGCGCAGCACCGCGGGGCCCCGTCGTACGGACGGGGCCCCGCGGTGCCGGGCATGAGCAGCCGTCAGCCGAGCTGACGCTGGAAGGTGGCGACGTCGAAGTACAGGGTCTCGTCGATCAGGACGTCGCCGTCGAAGTGGAAGAAGACCGCCACGGGCGCGTCGATGGACTTGCCCTTGTTGGGTATGCCGCGCCAGTCGGCTTCCTGCTTGCCGCGCGCCTGGGCCTCCAGGATCACCGCGGTCGGCGTGTGGTGCACGTGGTGCAGCTCGTGCTCCAGGTTGGGGAACGCCTCCTGCATGTCGTTGAAGTAGCCCTTGCGGATGGCGTCCTCACCGACGAACGGGCTCTCCTCGAAGGCCTGGATCCGGTAGACGGCACCACGCGGGAAGGTGGCCATCACTCCGGGGATGTCCCAGACGGTCTCCGCGATGGTGTGGGCGGCGACGACCGCCTCGCGCCGGGCACGCAGGTCGGCGTCGGGCGCCGGAAGATCCGCGCCGGGGAGAGTGAATCCGTGCTCTTCGCTGGCCATGTCCGCATCCTCCACGCGTAGCCGTGTCCGTTGCCGCAGACGTTAGGGAGCGCACCTCGAACCGCCCTCGCGCGCGACTGGAGAATTCGGCCACCGGCCGGAATCAGACGGACAGGTGTTCCCCCTGGTGCTCCTCCTTCCGCTCCTCCTCGACCTGCGGCGGACGGTAGGTGGAGCGGTAGCCGCAGGCCAGCGATACGGGGGAGAGCGCCGCGCACAGCGCCATGTCCACCAGGAACGGCCGGCCGGTCACGACCCGGTACTCGTCGCGGAACTCCAGGGCCAGCAGCGGCATCTGGAGCCGGGGGGTGCCGTCGGGGCGCAGCCGGCCCTCGTTGGTCAGCCCCCACAGGGTCTCGAAGACGGTCTCGGTGCGGAACGCCGGTGTGGTGCGCCAGACGATCCGGGTGGTCTCCGGGCCCGGGTTCCACAGCGAGTGCACGACACCCGGCGGGATGTAGAACTCCTCGCCGGGACCGTATTCGTGCAGCTTGCCGTCGAGCAGGACCTTGACCCGGCCGCTCTCCACCTTCATCAGCTCGGTCTGCTTGGGGTGGTAGTGGGCCGGCGGCTTGATGACGGCCGGGGCGTAGTCCACCGCCACCTCCACGTACGCGCCGCCCGTCTGGGCCGCCGTGGTC encodes:
- a CDS encoding dTDP-4-dehydrorhamnose 3,5-epimerase, with translation MAIEEMKVRDAFRITPSQLSDNRGHFFEAWRLSELTEATGQTFSVGQVNYSVSKRNTLRGIHGTTLPPGQAKLVTCVRGAALDVVVDLRVGSPTFGMYDTTLQEAGSGIGVYLADGLGHAFLALTDDTCMNYLCTEEYVPGTMVDIQALDPALGIPWNTAEPFIRSEKDAAAPTLSEAVAKGLLPTYEQARASYVPAGKATV
- a CDS encoding NAD(P)-binding domain-containing protein, whose protein sequence is MSTVAVLGTGTVGTTLAVAFTRAGHAVLVGSGDPSRPQAELADAGIRVTSHAEAVEAADFVFNATPGEIAAELLGGLEPALRGRILVDVSNAAVRGPDGFPTGPLDPATSVAEQIQRALPDTRVIKTLNTMDQRVMVDPTILPVPPTAFLAGNSQQAKAAVGTLLHDLGWKDEWLLDLGGLQAARALESSYVMLGPIITRYGFAPFSLAIAH
- a CDS encoding cupin domain-containing protein; this encodes MASPGDTLRLGEDRLTFLTTAAQTGGAYVEVAVDYAPAVIKPPAHYHPKQTELMKVESGRVKVLLDGKLHEYGPGEEFYIPPGVVHSLWNPGPETTRIVWRTTPAFRTETVFETLWGLTNEGRLRPDGTPRLQMPLLALEFRDEYRVVTGRPFLVDMALCAALSPVSLACGYRSTYRPPQVEEERKEEHQGEHLSV
- a CDS encoding nuclear transport factor 2 family protein, whose product is MASEEHGFTLPGADLPAPDADLRARREAVVAAHTIAETVWDIPGVMATFPRGAVYRIQAFEESPFVGEDAIRKGYFNDMQEAFPNLEHELHHVHHTPTAVILEAQARGKQEADWRGIPNKGKSIDAPVAVFFHFDGDVLIDETLYFDVATFQRQLG
- a CDS encoding DHA2 family efflux MFS transporter permease subunit; this translates as MSTANPPTPATGKQGVVFWAILTTSVASFMAGLDNLVIITALPTISEKLGGSLSDLEWTVNAYTLSFAVLMMFGAALGDRFGRRKVFSLGLLLFTGASAAAALAPGVNELIAARAVQGAGAAIIMPLSVTLLTAAVPAEKRGAALGIWGAVNGLSIAAGPLVGGAIVEHLSWQWIFWLNVPIGLALAPLSWRKLAESRIANSRLDAIGTVLASAGLFGIVLGLIKGHEKGWTSAFTLTALIGGAAVMVAFVVWENHTEHPMVPMRLFRIKAFTAINLAGALMSVGMFGAIFLMTQFLQNIQGYTAMEAGVRLLAWTAMPMVVAPIAGMVSDRIGGKPVVTLGLGMMTAGMVYWAFVLEPDVSYVAQLPSLMICGAGMAMFYAPLMNLTMGSVAEHEQGIASGVTAATREVGAALGVALLASIFSANGGYASPQNFVDGLVPAMWVGAIAVALATFSMLLAPGRRATGTAVAAKAAAPAAEPETAPEPAAPVH